A stretch of DNA from Synechococcus sp. PROS-9-1:
AGGTCGTGAGCCCGACCTACCGGGTCTAAGTCAAGCGGTTCGCATGCAGTTGTACTGAGCTCCATAACACCAGGCGATATGGTGGTAGATCCGTCGCTCATTCACTGAGCCTTCAGTCCCCGTCGGATCTGTCTCCATGACCCAACAGCCTTATTACGAGACCATGTACATCCTCCGTCCGGACATTCCGGAAGAGGAAGTTGAGTCTCACGTGACCAAGTACCGCGACATCTTGACTGAAACGGGTGCCGAGGTTCTCGACAACCAAATGAAAGGCAAGCGTCGTCTGGCCTATCCGATCGCCAAGCATAAGGAAGGCATCTACGTGCAGCTGAGCCACAACGGTGATGGCCAACAAGTGGGCGTGATCGAAAAAGCAATGCGTCTCAGTGAAGATGTGATTCGCTATCTGACCGTGAAACAAGAAGGTCCGTTGCCTGCTCCTCGCGTCGCACCTGGAACAGAAGC
This window harbors:
- the rpsF gene encoding 30S ribosomal protein S6: MTQQPYYETMYILRPDIPEEEVESHVTKYRDILTETGAEVLDNQMKGKRRLAYPIAKHKEGIYVQLSHNGDGQQVGVIEKAMRLSEDVIRYLTVKQEGPLPAPRVAPGTEAPAEPEAATPA